One genomic window of Quercus robur chromosome 6, dhQueRobu3.1, whole genome shotgun sequence includes the following:
- the LOC126690002 gene encoding uncharacterized protein LOC126690002: protein MILKSRDKPILALFEWIRVRLMTRFYTKREGIQKYAGKLCPSIQDRLEKLKVESKPFSATPTGSFLYEVGSQYKRHVVDLVKKTCSCRSWDLNGIPCKHAITAIYINIETPEDYTHPCYFKETYMEIYKEVLPPMPGQLEWAETG from the coding sequence ATGATATTGAAGTCTAGAGACAAGCCTATCTTGGCACTGTTTGAGTGGATTAGGGTTAGACTTATGACTAGGTTTTACACAAAAAGGGAAGGGATACAGAAGTATGCTGGAAAGTTGTGTCCAAGCATACAAGATAGGTTGGAGAAATTAAAGGTTGAAAGTAAGCCATTTAGTGCTACTCCAACTGGCAGTTTCCTTTATGAGGTAGGCAGTCAGTATAAGAGACATGTAGTTGATTTGGTGAAGAAGACATGTAGCTGTAGGTCTTGGGATTTAAATGGCATTCCTTGCAAACATGCCATAACAGCCATTTATATAAACATTGAGACACCAGAAGACTATACCCACCCATGctacttcaaagaaacttacatgGAGATATACAAAGAGGTACTTCCTCCCATGCCTGGCCAGTTAGAATGGGCTGAGACTGGATAG
- the LOC126733299 gene encoding monooxygenase 2-like isoform X1, translating to MEEHDVVIVGAGIAGLATAIALERVGVKALVLEKSEGLRAIGAAIGLHQNAWLALEALGVAHKLTTTIPPLRKGNVTNIDTGATQQLAFPQPDKHGHESRPIHRKALLEALAEELPVDTIRFSSKLKSIVNLQAEEGSSYAIIHMENGVSIKAKALIGCDGVHSVVARWLGLTTPVSSGRWGVRGLAIFPEGHGLDVDVQQFVTIGKRAGFAALNDKEVYWFLVGQSSKGEDIPHDPEMIKKEVISNFAKNFPTSYLRVVQHSDLSTVTWAPLLFRFPWDVILGNLSKGNITVAGDAMHPMTPDLGQGGCSALEDAVVLGRHIGNLIIKNKKLVAGDQVAEALERYVKERKWRVAKLIVGSYLVGWVQQDGSGWFMKFLRDSIFYRHFSRLISNDKQYDCGKLPCVSSSNNELDNDPRKIY from the exons atggaggaGCATGATGTGGTGATAGTAGGGGCAGGTATAGCGGGTTTGGCAACAGCAATAGCCTTGGAGAGAGTAGGGGTTAAAGCATTGGTGTTGGAGAAATCAGAAGGGCTAAGAGCCATAGGTGCAGCCATAGGTCTTCACCAAAATGCTTGGCTTGCCctcgaagccctcggcgtagcTCACAAGCTCACCACTACTATTCCCCCTTTGAGAAA gGGGAACGTAACAAATATTGATACCGGAGCAACTCAACAGCTCGCTTTCCCCCAACCTGATAA GCATGGACATGAATCTAGACCAATACATCGTAAAGCTTTATTGGAAGCTCTGGCAGAAGAATTGCCAGTGGACACCATCCGTTTCTCTTCCAAGCTCAAGTCCATTGTAAACCTGCAGGCAGAAGAAGGCTCATCCTATGCTATCATTCACATGGAAAATGGAGTTAGCATCAAAGCAAAG GCTCTGATAGGTTGTGATGGAGTTCACTCTGTGGTGGCCCGTTGGTTAGGACTGACCACTCCTGTCAGTTCAGGCCGATGGGGCGTGCGTGGGTTGGCCATATTTCCTGAAGGCCATGGGCTAGACGTTGACGTCCAACAATTTGTAACTATTGGCAAAAGGGCTGGCTTTGCTGCCCTCAATGATAAAGAGGTCTACTGGTTTCTCGTAGGCCAATCCTCAAAAG GTGAGGACATCCCACATGACCCTgagatgataaaaaaagaagttattagTAACTTTGCCAAGAACTTCCCTACATCATACTTGAGAGTTGTCCAGCATTCAGATCTTTCAACAGTGACTTGGGCTCCCCTGTTGTTTAGATTTCCATGGGACGTAATACTTGGAAACCTGAGCAAAGGGAATATCACAGTGGCTGGTGATGCTATGCATCCAATGACACCTGACCTAGGACAAGGTGGTTGCTCAGCATTGGAAGATGCTGTTGTTTTAGGAAGACACAttgggaacttaatcatcaaGAACAAAAAGCTTGTGGCAGGAGATCAAGTTGCTGAAGCCTTAGAAAGATATGTTAAGGAAAGGAAGTGGCGTGTTGCTAAGTTGATCGTGGGCTCGTATCTAGTGGGCTGGGTGCAACAAGATGGGTCTGGATGGTTTATGAAGTTCTTAAGGGATTCAATATTCTATAGGCATTTTTCTAGATTGATATCTAATGATAAGCAGTATGATTGTGGGAAGTTGCCTTGTGTTTCATCATCAAATAATGAATTGGACaatgacccaagaaaaattTACTAG
- the LOC126690003 gene encoding uncharacterized protein LOC126690003 has translation MPPTPESISIGKGDCGSKLGDTSNFERPIGRKVEKVIRKNKATGKDVGEYLTKKLKLIEDVASMNHYLFCKFLLDDSDKDEIIEKLVMETSQPKRRCSIRRNHLVEAHDSYFVQKRNSVKKLVLSSLQKIIAALRMLTYGVSGDLIDKYVQIGETTAVESLKKFVTTRSHVFNELAEGRAPAVHYLINGHDYTMRYYLADGIYPKLAIFVKTIPAPQGQKYKLFAAAQEACRKDVERAFGVLQAHFTIVHGPARFFHLETLQKIIKACIILHNMIVEDEWEDERDDNEAVDLDYEQNDGVDNPPLQV, from the exons ATGCCTCCAACTCCGGAGTCAATATCTATTGGCAAAGGGGATTGTGGGTCCAAACTTGGTGACACTTCCAATTTTGAAAGACCTATTGGTAGGAAGGTTGAAAAGGTCATCCGAAAGAACAAAGCCACCGGAAAAGATGTAGGGGAATATTTGAccaagaaattgaaattgattgaGGAT GTTGCATCCATGAATCACTATTTGTTTTGCAAGTTCCTTCTTGATGACTCAGATAAAGATGAGATAATCGAAAAACTTGTTATGGAAACATCACAACCTAAACGTCGTTGTTCTATCCGACGTAATCATTTG GTAGAAGCTCATGACTCTTACtttgtccaaaaaagaaatagtgtCAAAAAACTTGTTTTATCTTCATTACAAAAGATAATTGCTGCACTTAGAATGCTTACGTATGGAGTATCGGGTGATTTGATAGATAAATATGTGCAGATTGGAGAAACTACTGCAgtagaaagtttgaaaaaatttgttactACG CGATCTCATGTATTTAATGAACTTGCTGAAGGACGTGCTCCTGCAGTACATTACTTAATCAATGGTCATGACTACACAATGAGATATTACCTTGCTGATGGCATATATCCAAAATTGGCAATATTTGTAAAAACAATCCCAGCTCCACAAGGACAGAAGTATAAATTATTTGCAGCAGCCCAAGAAGCGTGTAGGAAGGATGTTGAGCGTGCATTTGGAGTACTTCAAGCACATTTCACAATTGTCCATGGACCTGCACGATTTTTCCATCTTGAAACACTCCAAAAGATCATAAAAGCGTGCATAATTCTCCACAACATGATTGTTGAAGATGAGTGGGAAGATGAGCGGGATGATAATGAAGCGGTAGACTTGGATTATGAACAAAATGATGGAGTGGATAATCCTCCTCTGCAAGTGTAA